A genome region from Aquisalimonas asiatica includes the following:
- a CDS encoding 2-hydroxychromene-2-carboxylate isomerase has protein sequence MTRQVEFFFDFVSTASYLAWTQLPRVTRETGAEITWRPMLLGAVMKASGNTPPPAIPAKGKYLRRDFGRWARRYGVELNFPSRHPVNTVTTMRGAVAYIDSPVFPAYLKSVFEGFWIHDQDIEDPEVIARLVEQAGIDPEEFHAAIERQDVKDRLRANTDEAVERGAFGAPTLFVGDEMFFGQDRLDFVIEALGRD, from the coding sequence ATGACCAGACAGGTGGAATTCTTCTTCGATTTCGTCAGCACGGCCAGTTACCTGGCGTGGACGCAACTGCCCCGGGTCACCCGCGAAACCGGGGCGGAGATCACGTGGCGCCCCATGCTGCTCGGAGCCGTCATGAAGGCGTCGGGCAACACACCACCACCGGCCATCCCCGCCAAGGGCAAGTACCTGCGCCGGGACTTCGGGCGCTGGGCCCGGCGTTACGGGGTGGAGCTCAACTTCCCCTCGCGGCACCCGGTGAACACGGTCACCACCATGCGGGGCGCCGTTGCCTACATCGACAGCCCCGTCTTCCCGGCGTATCTCAAGAGCGTCTTCGAAGGGTTCTGGATTCATGACCAGGATATCGAGGACCCGGAGGTCATCGCGCGGCTGGTGGAACAGGCCGGCATCGACCCGGAGGAATTCCACGCGGCCATCGAGCGCCAGGACGTGAAGGACCGCCTGCGGGCCAACACGGACGAGGCGGTGGAGCGCGGCGCATTCGGTGCACCGACCCTGTTCGTGGGCGACGAGATGTTCTTTGGCCAGGACCGCCTCGATTTCGTCATCGAGGCCCTGGGACGCGACTGA
- the hspQ gene encoding heat shock protein HspQ, translated as MQVRPKFSVGDVVHHRKFDYRGVIVDVDPVFQGTDDWYDAMARSRPPRDQPWYHVLVDGALHSTYVAERHLQPDRLGEQIDHPALGQFFDRFIGGRYYRSGPRH; from the coding sequence ATGCAGGTCAGGCCGAAATTCTCCGTCGGCGACGTGGTCCATCACCGGAAGTTCGACTACCGCGGCGTGATCGTCGACGTGGACCCCGTTTTTCAGGGGACGGATGACTGGTATGACGCCATGGCCCGAAGCCGGCCGCCCAGGGACCAGCCGTGGTATCACGTGCTGGTGGACGGTGCGCTGCACAGCACCTATGTCGCCGAACGGCACCTGCAGCCTGACCGGCTGGGGGAGCAGATCGATCACCCCGCCCTGGGACAGTTTTTCGACCGTTTCATCGGCGGGCGCTACTACCGCTCGGGGCCACGCCACTGA
- a CDS encoding universal stress protein encodes MTAADIIVPVERTPRSLRAIAPARALAEQTGRGIHLLTVIPTESSDEDRRRELGQEARDHGIEPSRISVIKADLNTVPVGAEEGALWGAIAEAPDALICMATHARGAVGDMLLGSVATDVLNRAGRPVILTGPRLNADWAGPIRTLVVCLDGSPLSEAIIPPAAELARDTGAELFLVQAQEPDVHASALSADTTESGYVQRIARQIQKDYGLQANWDVLHGTRPARAISEYVAAMPGAMVCMTTHGRTGLGKLAFGSVARDVIHDVHCPVLAYRPTQTG; translated from the coding sequence ATGACAGCCGCCGACATCATCGTGCCCGTGGAGAGGACGCCGCGCTCACTCCGCGCCATCGCCCCCGCCAGAGCCCTGGCGGAGCAGACCGGCCGCGGCATCCATCTGCTGACCGTGATCCCCACGGAATCCTCCGATGAGGACCGTCGACGCGAGCTGGGCCAGGAAGCCCGCGACCACGGCATTGAGCCGAGCCGGATCTCCGTCATCAAGGCCGATCTCAACACTGTCCCCGTGGGCGCGGAAGAAGGGGCACTCTGGGGCGCCATCGCCGAGGCCCCCGACGCCTTGATCTGCATGGCCACCCACGCGCGCGGCGCCGTGGGCGACATGCTCCTGGGCAGTGTCGCGACCGATGTGCTCAACCGGGCCGGACGCCCGGTGATCCTCACCGGTCCCCGACTGAACGCCGACTGGGCGGGCCCGATCCGGACGCTGGTGGTGTGCCTGGACGGCTCTCCCCTGTCGGAGGCCATCATCCCGCCAGCGGCGGAACTGGCACGGGATACCGGGGCGGAACTGTTCCTGGTGCAGGCTCAGGAGCCGGACGTGCACGCATCGGCATTGTCCGCCGACACCACCGAATCGGGCTACGTCCAGCGCATCGCGCGTCAGATCCAGAAGGACTACGGGCTGCAGGCGAACTGGGACGTACTGCACGGCACCAGGCCGGCACGGGCGATCAGCGAATACGTTGCCGCAATGCCCGGCGCCATGGTGTGCATGACCACGCACGGCCGCACGGGGCTGGGCAAGCTGGCGTTCGGCAGCGTCGCCCGCGACGTCATCCACGACGTTCACTGCCCGGTACTCGCCTACCGGCCGACGCAGACCGGGTGA
- a CDS encoding PHA/PHB synthase family protein produces the protein MSRSTVPTADINPPDAPSPVDRLVRVAIGRATMGLSPAALQLAYLDWALHLASAPGKQAQLANKVLRKAARLGLYAGQCHRDDAQRCIEPLPNDRRFDAPEWQQWPFNVIHQSFLLTQQWWHNATTGVRGVTPHHEEVVNFVGRQMLDVFSPSNYLATNPELLRQTMEEGGANLIRGAGHLGEDIQRMLSGAPPAGAEAYQPGETVAVTPGKVIYRNRLMELIQYEPATKTVHPEPILVVPAWIMKYYILDLSPGNSLIRYLVEQGYTVFAISWKNPDAADRDLSFDDYRRLGVMAALETVNAVVPDQRVHGVGYCLGGTLLMIAAAAMARQRDERLATVTLFAAQADFREPGELGLFIDDSQVTFLDDIMWETGHLDGKQMAGAFQLLRSQDLVWSALVNQYLRGERMPMNDLMAWNADATRMPYRMHSEYLQRLYLDNEFADGLFEVDGDVVHLADVDAPFFVVGTERDHVAPWTSVYKINRLARSPVTFLLTNGGHNAGIVSPPEHPRRRYRVNTHQPDELLMHAEAFQQQIPVQEGSWWPEWREWLRARSGARRKPPGLGAPDQGIVPLGDAPGQYVFLK, from the coding sequence ATGTCCCGTAGTACCGTACCGACCGCCGACATCAATCCGCCCGACGCGCCATCGCCTGTGGATCGGCTGGTCCGCGTGGCCATCGGCCGCGCCACCATGGGTCTGTCACCGGCGGCATTGCAGCTCGCCTACCTGGACTGGGCGTTGCACCTGGCCAGTGCTCCGGGCAAACAGGCCCAGCTGGCGAACAAGGTGTTGCGCAAGGCGGCGCGCCTGGGGCTCTACGCCGGCCAGTGCCATCGGGACGACGCGCAGCGGTGCATCGAGCCACTGCCCAACGATCGCCGTTTCGATGCCCCCGAGTGGCAGCAGTGGCCGTTCAACGTCATTCACCAGTCGTTTCTGCTCACGCAGCAGTGGTGGCATAACGCCACGACCGGGGTGCGGGGTGTCACGCCTCACCATGAGGAGGTGGTGAATTTTGTCGGCCGCCAGATGCTGGACGTCTTCTCGCCGAGCAACTACCTGGCCACCAACCCGGAGCTGCTGCGTCAGACCATGGAGGAGGGCGGTGCCAACCTGATCCGGGGCGCCGGGCACCTGGGCGAGGACATCCAGCGCATGCTCAGTGGTGCGCCCCCTGCCGGGGCCGAGGCGTATCAGCCCGGCGAGACGGTTGCCGTGACCCCCGGGAAGGTCATCTACCGGAACCGGTTGATGGAGCTCATCCAGTACGAGCCGGCGACGAAGACGGTTCACCCGGAGCCGATCCTGGTGGTGCCGGCGTGGATCATGAAGTACTACATCCTCGACCTCAGCCCCGGGAACTCGCTGATCCGCTACCTGGTGGAGCAGGGGTACACGGTTTTCGCCATCTCCTGGAAGAACCCGGACGCCGCCGATCGCGATCTCAGCTTCGACGATTACCGGCGTCTCGGTGTCATGGCGGCGCTGGAGACCGTCAATGCCGTGGTGCCGGACCAGCGGGTGCACGGGGTGGGGTATTGCCTTGGCGGTACGCTGCTGATGATCGCCGCGGCCGCCATGGCCCGCCAGCGGGACGAGCGGCTGGCCACGGTTACCCTGTTCGCCGCCCAGGCGGATTTCAGGGAACCGGGAGAGCTGGGGCTGTTCATCGACGACAGCCAGGTCACGTTCCTGGACGACATCATGTGGGAAACCGGCCATCTGGACGGCAAGCAGATGGCCGGTGCATTCCAGCTGCTGCGCTCCCAGGACCTGGTGTGGTCAGCCCTGGTGAATCAGTACCTGCGTGGCGAGCGCATGCCCATGAACGACCTCATGGCCTGGAACGCCGATGCCACTCGCATGCCGTACCGGATGCACAGTGAATACCTGCAGCGCCTGTACCTGGACAACGAGTTCGCCGACGGCCTGTTCGAGGTGGACGGCGACGTGGTCCACCTGGCCGACGTGGATGCACCGTTCTTCGTGGTGGGGACGGAGCGTGACCATGTGGCGCCCTGGACGTCCGTCTACAAGATCAACCGCCTGGCGCGCAGCCCGGTTACGTTTCTGCTGACTAACGGTGGGCATAACGCCGGGATCGTGAGCCCGCCGGAACACCCGCGGCGCCGGTACCGGGTCAACACCCATCAGCCTGACGAGCTGCTCATGCACGCCGAGGCGTTTCAGCAGCAGATTCCGGTGCAGGAGGGGTCCTGGTGGCCGGAGTGGCGGGAGTGGCTGCGGGCACGCTCCGGTGCCCGGCGCAAACCACCCGGGCTCGGGGCGCCCGACCAGGGCATCGTCCCCCTGGGGGATGCTCCCGGCCAGTACGTGTTTCTCAAGTAG
- a CDS encoding zinc-dependent alcohol dehydrogenase family protein: MLQAIYEHRGPVPQDVIDAVERETPTPGIGEVLMEVLAAPINPSDVLTLTGEYGMLPPLPAVGGNEGVGRVVACGEGVDGLSRGQTVLLPVGCGSWATHVLAPARKLVPLPDDADPEQLAMMTVNPPTASLLMSEFVDLQPGEWLIQNAANSGVGGYLITLAKLRGLKTVNVVRRESAVAPLQEQGADVVLVDGPDLAERVAEVTGNAPMRLGIDAVGGAATDHLASALSDDATLVNYGMMSGEPCMVAPRHLVFRNLNVKGFWLARWFQHATREQQQGLYGELAGMIASGQLAARVHARYDVADIKQAVAEAASGERSGKVLVTPAG; the protein is encoded by the coding sequence ATGCTTCAGGCGATCTACGAACACCGCGGACCGGTGCCCCAGGATGTTATCGATGCGGTGGAGCGGGAGACTCCCACCCCCGGTATCGGCGAAGTGCTCATGGAGGTGCTCGCGGCACCGATCAATCCGTCCGACGTACTCACGCTCACCGGTGAGTACGGCATGCTGCCTCCGCTGCCGGCGGTGGGTGGTAACGAGGGCGTCGGCCGCGTGGTCGCGTGCGGAGAGGGCGTGGACGGCCTCAGCCGCGGGCAGACCGTGCTGCTGCCGGTCGGTTGCGGTTCGTGGGCGACCCACGTGCTGGCGCCGGCCCGTAAGCTGGTACCGCTACCCGACGACGCCGATCCGGAGCAGTTGGCGATGATGACCGTCAACCCGCCCACCGCATCGCTGCTGATGAGCGAGTTCGTCGATCTCCAGCCCGGCGAGTGGCTGATCCAGAACGCCGCCAACTCGGGTGTCGGTGGCTACCTGATCACCCTGGCGAAGCTTCGTGGGCTGAAAACGGTCAATGTGGTGCGCCGCGAATCGGCGGTGGCGCCGTTGCAGGAGCAGGGTGCCGACGTGGTGCTGGTGGATGGCCCGGACCTGGCCGAGCGCGTTGCCGAGGTGACCGGCAATGCGCCGATGCGTCTCGGGATCGATGCGGTCGGCGGCGCGGCCACCGACCACCTGGCGTCGGCGCTGAGTGATGATGCCACCCTGGTGAATTACGGCATGATGAGTGGTGAACCCTGCATGGTCGCCCCGCGGCACCTGGTGTTCCGCAATCTGAACGTCAAAGGCTTCTGGCTCGCGCGCTGGTTCCAGCACGCCACACGCGAACAGCAGCAGGGGCTCTACGGCGAACTGGCCGGCATGATCGCATCCGGGCAGCTTGCGGCCCGGGTCCACGCCCGGTACGACGTGGCCGATATCAAGCAGGCCGTGGCCGAGGCGGCGTCCGGCGAGCGCAGCGGCAAGGTGCTGGTCACCCCCGCTGGCTGA
- the dctP gene encoding TRAP transporter substrate-binding protein DctP produces MNRSVSMGKWSVSVLLGLGLALPHAGATADDETITWRVQSHWPSASTSYEASLEKLRDELYERTDGRLELELYEAGQLFGTDEIWAAVERGIVEMGTTSPFFLQDRLSLASVAAGLPFSFQEVWEAVYFYRHLGFEEMIREEASEYGVFYHPDKMLTQEIVLSEPIESMEDFESARIATSGLSETVLSEAGAAAQYVPGEELYQALSTGVVDGGHWGAYQGADSMSLYEVAPYHVEPPLSISDDTFIFNEEALEALPEDIHAILMDTLEQHYWERTNEYLYHEEMTKQRVLAEDGVELNPLPDDVHERLVETSEAHWDNVADESDEAAEAVAMLREFLQDLGHLDED; encoded by the coding sequence ATGAACCGCAGTGTATCCATGGGAAAGTGGAGCGTGAGCGTGTTGCTCGGGCTTGGGCTGGCGCTGCCGCATGCGGGGGCGACAGCAGACGACGAGACCATCACCTGGCGTGTCCAGTCGCACTGGCCCAGTGCCAGCACCTCCTACGAGGCCAGTCTCGAGAAGCTGCGGGATGAGCTCTACGAGCGCACGGACGGCCGCCTGGAGCTGGAACTCTACGAGGCCGGTCAGCTGTTCGGCACCGACGAGATCTGGGCGGCCGTCGAGCGCGGTATCGTGGAGATGGGGACCACCTCGCCGTTCTTCCTCCAGGACCGCCTGTCCCTTGCCAGCGTTGCCGCCGGATTGCCGTTCTCTTTCCAGGAGGTCTGGGAGGCGGTTTACTTCTATCGCCACCTCGGGTTCGAGGAGATGATCCGCGAAGAGGCCTCCGAATACGGGGTGTTCTACCACCCGGACAAGATGCTCACCCAGGAGATTGTTCTCAGCGAGCCCATCGAATCCATGGAGGATTTCGAGAGTGCACGCATCGCCACGTCGGGACTCAGCGAGACGGTGCTCTCGGAGGCGGGGGCCGCGGCTCAGTACGTGCCTGGCGAAGAGCTTTACCAGGCCCTGTCCACCGGGGTCGTGGACGGCGGGCACTGGGGCGCCTACCAGGGCGCCGACAGTATGAGCCTCTACGAGGTTGCGCCCTATCACGTGGAGCCGCCTCTGAGCATCAGCGACGACACGTTCATCTTCAACGAAGAGGCCCTGGAGGCGCTCCCCGAGGATATCCACGCCATTCTCATGGACACCCTGGAGCAGCACTACTGGGAGCGTACCAACGAATACCTCTACCACGAGGAAATGACCAAGCAGCGGGTGCTTGCCGAGGACGGGGTGGAACTGAACCCGTTACCGGACGATGTCCACGAGCGCCTGGTGGAGACCTCCGAGGCCCATTGGGACAACGTGGCCGACGAGAGTGACGAGGCGGCGGAGGCCGTGGCCATGCTGCGCGAGTTCCTTCAGGACCTTGGGCACCTCGACGAGGATTGA
- the zigA gene encoding zinc metallochaperone GTPase ZigA yields MERLPVTVLSGFLGAGKTSLLNHVLHAPHGKRIAVIVNDMSEVNIDASLVRGDRPHLERADEKLVEMSNGCICCTLREDLLVEINRLAAEQRFDYLLIESTGISEPLPVAETFTFRDENGRSLSDMARLDTMVTVIDAANFLRDYASQDQLGDRGEQAGDGDERTVVDLLVDQVEFCDVLVVNKTDRVTRSERERLTAILRSLNPRARIVDCQYGQVALDAVLDTGLFDFEQAARAPGWLMELRGEHTPETEEYGISSFVYRARRPFHPRRFWDLIHSEWPGVIRSKGHFWLASRHDLVGNWSQAGPAAEHGAAGMWWAAAPEGVWPDDPEITAFIRERWQAPYGDRQQELVLIGIDMDRAALTARLDACLLTDAELAGGPQAWQRLDDPFPAWGLTEPEPA; encoded by the coding sequence ATGGAACGCCTGCCCGTTACCGTCCTGTCCGGCTTTCTGGGCGCCGGCAAGACGTCCCTGCTCAACCATGTGCTGCACGCGCCTCACGGCAAACGCATCGCCGTGATCGTCAACGACATGTCCGAAGTGAACATCGACGCCAGCCTGGTGCGTGGCGACCGGCCGCACCTGGAGCGCGCCGACGAGAAGCTGGTGGAGATGAGCAACGGCTGCATCTGCTGCACCCTGCGCGAGGACCTGCTGGTGGAGATCAACCGCCTTGCCGCCGAGCAGCGATTCGACTATCTGCTGATCGAGTCCACCGGCATCTCGGAGCCACTGCCAGTGGCGGAGACGTTCACCTTCCGGGACGAGAACGGGCGCAGCCTTTCGGACATGGCCCGCCTGGACACCATGGTCACGGTCATCGACGCCGCCAATTTCCTGAGGGACTACGCGTCCCAGGATCAGCTGGGGGACCGCGGCGAACAGGCCGGCGACGGCGATGAACGTACGGTGGTGGACCTGCTCGTTGACCAGGTGGAGTTCTGCGATGTGCTGGTGGTGAACAAGACCGACCGGGTCACCCGCAGCGAACGGGAGCGCCTCACCGCCATTCTCCGCAGTCTCAACCCGCGCGCCCGCATCGTGGACTGCCAGTACGGCCAGGTTGCCCTGGACGCTGTCCTCGACACGGGCCTGTTCGACTTCGAGCAGGCGGCGCGCGCGCCGGGCTGGCTGATGGAGCTGCGCGGCGAGCACACGCCGGAGACCGAGGAGTACGGCATCAGCAGCTTCGTCTACCGCGCGCGGCGCCCGTTTCACCCGCGCCGCTTCTGGGACCTAATCCATTCCGAATGGCCCGGGGTGATCCGCTCGAAGGGCCACTTCTGGCTGGCCTCGCGCCACGATCTGGTGGGTAACTGGTCCCAGGCCGGCCCGGCCGCGGAACATGGCGCAGCCGGAATGTGGTGGGCGGCGGCACCGGAAGGCGTCTGGCCCGACGACCCGGAGATCACCGCATTCATCCGCGAGCGCTGGCAGGCGCCCTATGGCGATCGCCAGCAGGAGCTGGTATTGATCGGCATCGACATGGACCGCGCCGCGCTGACGGCACGGCTCGACGCCTGTCTGCTGACGGACGCCGAGCTTGCGGGCGGCCCGCAGGCCTGGCAGCGCCTGGACGACCCCTTCCCGGCATGGGGCCTGACGGAACCGGAACCCGCCTGA
- a CDS encoding alpha/beta fold hydrolase, with the protein MTGSRSSSLREQLVPWEYHTAEGFAVRGWHSPPSGRPVIHFIHGNGMCGLVYEAMLSRLARDYDLFLSDVQGHGSSDHGGPFRGWNRTAELCLDVWQQFAPLWQGVPVVGMGHSFGGVMTALMMGQRADIFDQGVLLDPVLFPPAMLRSMALLQLLGLSRRTPMARQAARRRDRWPDREHAFNGLRGRGIFRGWQDRCLQSYITHALRDDDDGVTLRCRPEREAEIFGSSPRGLWRALARVDAPVLMLHGADSYPFVGDAARRLPGVVSGITVERVPGGHCFMQQDPDGTAERVLAALPKRNRAA; encoded by the coding sequence ATGACCGGCAGCCGATCGTCGTCGCTGCGTGAGCAGCTGGTGCCCTGGGAGTATCACACGGCGGAGGGGTTCGCCGTGCGTGGCTGGCACTCCCCCCCGAGCGGGCGCCCGGTCATCCACTTCATCCACGGTAACGGGATGTGCGGGCTGGTCTACGAGGCGATGCTGAGCCGTCTGGCCCGGGATTACGACCTGTTCCTGTCAGACGTTCAGGGGCACGGCAGCAGTGACCACGGTGGCCCCTTCCGTGGCTGGAACCGGACCGCGGAGCTCTGCCTGGATGTGTGGCAGCAGTTCGCGCCGCTGTGGCAGGGCGTACCGGTGGTTGGCATGGGGCACAGCTTCGGCGGCGTCATGACCGCCCTGATGATGGGGCAACGGGCCGATATCTTCGACCAGGGGGTGTTGCTGGATCCGGTTCTGTTCCCGCCGGCCATGCTCCGCTCCATGGCGCTGCTGCAATTGCTGGGGCTGTCGCGGCGTACGCCCATGGCGCGGCAGGCGGCGCGCCGCCGTGACCGCTGGCCCGATCGCGAGCACGCGTTCAATGGCCTGCGTGGGCGGGGGATCTTCCGCGGCTGGCAGGATCGCTGTCTGCAGTCCTATATCACCCATGCCCTGCGTGACGACGACGACGGCGTGACGCTGCGCTGCCGCCCCGAGCGCGAGGCGGAGATCTTCGGTTCATCGCCGCGCGGGCTGTGGCGCGCGCTCGCGCGTGTGGATGCGCCCGTGCTCATGCTGCATGGCGCCGACAGCTACCCGTTCGTGGGCGACGCCGCCCGGCGGCTACCGGGGGTGGTGTCCGGCATCACCGTCGAGCGAGTGCCTGGTGGTCACTGTTTCATGCAGCAGGATCCCGATGGCACCGCGGAGCGTGTGCTGGCCGCTTTGCCGAAACGCAACCGGGCGGCATGA
- a CDS encoding IMPACT family protein: MSSGYAIPAGALERGITVRKSRFIARALRAETRAAALAAVEQARADHPDARHHCWAYLIGDPASASTAASDDDGEPGGTAGRPILNVIQHKGLGDVLVVVIRYFGGIKLGAGGLTRAYAQATEAVLSELPVTLHEPVCRVTVAMHFAHEQAVRHWVQGHRGEVDAIRYGEGVGMDITIPVAEIDTFRAFCAAQSITMHETA; encoded by the coding sequence GTGAGTTCCGGGTACGCGATACCGGCCGGCGCACTGGAGCGGGGGATCACCGTGCGCAAGAGCCGATTCATCGCACGCGCCCTGCGGGCGGAAACCCGGGCGGCTGCGCTGGCGGCCGTGGAGCAGGCGCGTGCTGATCATCCGGATGCCCGCCACCACTGCTGGGCCTACCTGATCGGCGATCCGGCATCGGCCAGCACGGCGGCCAGCGACGACGATGGTGAGCCGGGAGGCACTGCCGGTCGCCCGATCCTCAATGTCATTCAGCACAAGGGACTGGGCGACGTGCTGGTGGTGGTCATCCGTTATTTCGGTGGTATCAAGCTGGGTGCAGGCGGCCTGACCCGTGCCTACGCCCAGGCCACCGAGGCCGTGCTGTCGGAGCTGCCCGTCACGCTGCATGAGCCGGTCTGCCGCGTCACCGTGGCAATGCACTTTGCCCACGAGCAGGCCGTGCGCCACTGGGTGCAGGGGCATCGGGGCGAGGTTGACGCGATCCGCTATGGTGAAGGGGTCGGGATGGACATCACCATCCCCGTGGCCGAGATCGACACCTTCCGCGCGTTCTGCGCGGCGCAATCCATCACGATGCATGAGACCGCCTGA
- a CDS encoding VOC family protein, translating into MSDKEPVLEAISAVTVFTADMAAAVAFYQRLGFEMRYGGADATFTSFHVGPGYLNLMAGSPPAALWGRIIIHVSDVDAMYRRVREAGLQPEAEPSDAFWGERYFHLQDPDGNELSFARPLSD; encoded by the coding sequence ATGAGCGACAAGGAGCCGGTGCTCGAGGCCATCAGCGCGGTCACCGTATTCACCGCAGACATGGCCGCTGCGGTTGCGTTCTATCAGCGGCTGGGTTTCGAGATGCGCTACGGTGGCGCCGACGCCACGTTCACGAGCTTCCATGTCGGGCCCGGCTACCTGAACCTCATGGCCGGGTCGCCGCCGGCGGCGCTCTGGGGCCGAATCATCATTCATGTCTCCGACGTGGATGCCATGTATCGCCGGGTCAGGGAGGCCGGCCTGCAACCGGAGGCGGAACCGTCGGACGCGTTCTGGGGCGAACGGTATTTCCACCTTCAGGATCCGGACGGCAATGAACTCAGCTTCGCGAGGCCATTGTCCGACTGA
- a CDS encoding FxsA family protein, with amino-acid sequence MPVLLLLLIIVPLVEIFILIEVGKVVGALATIGLCVLTAVIGGLLLRQQGVETLRRARANLDRGTVPAVEMFEGMALAVGGVMLLTPGFATDVIGFACLIPFTRRMVVHALLRRVHVQYGPIDGQASRRPPSGQDAIEGEFERRDRNEHP; translated from the coding sequence GTGCCCGTGCTACTCCTGTTACTCATCATCGTCCCGCTGGTCGAGATCTTCATCCTCATCGAGGTCGGCAAGGTCGTCGGGGCGCTCGCGACCATCGGGCTGTGCGTGCTCACGGCGGTCATCGGCGGCCTGTTGCTGCGTCAGCAGGGTGTCGAGACGCTCCGGCGCGCCCGCGCCAACCTGGACCGGGGTACTGTGCCAGCTGTGGAAATGTTCGAGGGCATGGCACTGGCCGTCGGTGGTGTCATGCTGCTCACGCCCGGGTTTGCCACCGACGTCATCGGTTTCGCCTGCCTGATTCCGTTTACCCGCCGTATGGTCGTGCACGCCCTGCTGCGCCGTGTGCATGTGCAGTACGGCCCCATCGACGGCCAGGCGAGCCGGCGTCCGCCGTCGGGGCAGGACGCCATCGAGGGCGAGTTCGAGCGGCGTGACCGCAACGAGCACCCGTAA
- the pyp gene encoding photoactive yellow protein — MEVVGFGSDDIENTLARMSDGDLDGLAFGAIQLDPSGKILTYNKAEGEITGRQPEEVIGKNFFTDVAPCTDSDEFHGRFRKGVESGDLNTMFEYTFDYQMKPTKVKVHMKKALVGNSYWIFVKRL, encoded by the coding sequence ATGGAAGTTGTTGGATTCGGTTCGGACGATATCGAGAACACCCTTGCCAGAATGTCTGACGGGGACCTGGACGGGCTGGCCTTCGGGGCCATTCAGCTGGATCCGTCCGGCAAGATTCTCACCTACAACAAGGCGGAAGGGGAGATCACCGGTCGGCAGCCCGAGGAGGTGATCGGCAAGAACTTCTTCACCGATGTGGCACCGTGCACGGACAGTGACGAGTTTCACGGCCGCTTCAGGAAGGGGGTCGAGTCGGGTGACCTCAACACCATGTTCGAGTACACGTTCGACTACCAGATGAAGCCCACGAAGGTGAAGGTGCACATGAAGAAGGCGCTGGTCGGCAACAGCTACTGGATCTTCGTGAAGCGGCTGTAA